A region from the Triticum aestivum cultivar Chinese Spring chromosome 3D, IWGSC CS RefSeq v2.1, whole genome shotgun sequence genome encodes:
- the LOC123080383 gene encoding phosphatidylinositol transfer protein 3, whose amino-acid sequence MQPTPRQAEERRITSHSPPAYIPPVSQRGLTSQTRVHTSSSLPLPFYPAFLLLHSQRPDRHTPPRSTSAHGTSKKDRSREEGRSMASSVGGDAGEGEWLKVAELRAMAGAQDPHVKEVDNLTLRRFLRARGHDVGKASALLLKFVAWRREAVPGGVGAVMPAELVRAEPSRELASMGGVDRAGRPVLLAFPAKHFSANRDMAGFKRLVVYLLDSVCARIPRGQDKFIVVVDLKGWGYANCDVRAYVAAIEIMQSYYPERLGKALMVHVPYIFMKAWKMVYPFIDANTRDKFVFVDNKSLEGALRREMDESQVPEMYGGKLPIAPLTDD is encoded by the exons ATGCAACCGACGCCACGACAAGCAGAGGAACGGAGAATCACTTCACACTCTCCTCCCGCTTATATTCCACCGGTCTCGCAGCGTGGCCTAACAAGTCAAACACGTGTGCATACTAGTAGTAGCTTGCCACTCCCTTTCTATCCTGCATTTCTCCTCCTGCACAGCCAGAGACCAGACAGGCACACACCCCCCCGCTCTACGAGTGCTCACGGTACCAGTAAGAAGGACAGGAGCAGGGAGGAGGGGAGATCGATGGCGAGCAGCGTGGGGGGAGATGCCGGGGAAGGGGAGTGGCTCAAGGTCGCCGAGCTGAGGGCCATGGCGGGAGCCCAGGACCCGCATGTCAAG GAGGTGGACAACCTGACGCTCCGGAGGTTCCTGCGCGCGCGCGGCCACGACGTGGGCAAGGCCTCGGCGTTGCTGCTCAAGTTCGTGGCGTGGAGGCGGGAGGCCGTGCCGGGGGGCGTCGGCGCCGTCATGCCGGCGGAGCTGGTGCGGGCGGAGCCGTCGCGAGAGTTGGCCTCCATGGGCGGCGTCGACCGCGCGGGCCGCCCCGTCCTGCTCGCCTtcccggccaagcacttctccgcCAACCGGGACATGGCCGGCTTCAAGC GGCTTGTTGTGTACCTGCTGGACAGTGTCTGCGCGAGGATCCCACGGGGGCAGGACAAGTTCATCGTCGTCGTGGACCTCAAGGGGTGGGGGTACGCCAACTGCGACGTGCGCGCGTACGTGGCGGCCATCGAGATCATGCAGAGCTACTACCCGGAGCGGCTGGGCAAGGCGCTCATGGTGCACGTGCCCTACATCTTCATGAAGGCCTGGAAGATGGTCTACCCCTTCATCGACGCCAACACCAGGGACAAGTTCGTGTTCGTGGACAACAAGAGCCTGGAGGGGGCGCTGCGGCGGGAGATGGATGAGAGCCAGGTGCCGGAGATGTACGGCGGGAAGCTGCCCATTGCCCCCCTCACCGACGACTAG
- the LOC123080384 gene encoding phosphatidylinositol transfer protein 3, with product MASSMGGGNAGEGEWLKVAELRAMAEAQDPHVKEVDNLTLRRFLRARGHAVGKASAMLLKFVAWRREAVLGGVMPAELVRTELSHEMAYMAGADRAGRPVMLAFPAKHFSATRDMAGFKRYVVYLFDAMCARIPRGQEKFLCVVDLKGWGYANCDVRAYIAAIEILQSYYPERLGKALMIHVPYLFMKAWKVVQPFIDANTRDKFVFVDDKSLEETLRREMEDGQLPEMYGGKMPIVPLE from the exons ATGGCGAGCAGCATGGGGGGAGGGAACGCAGGGGAAGGGGAGTGGCTCAAGGTCGCCGAGCTGAGGGCCATGGCGGAAGCCCAGGACCCGCATGTCAAG GAGGTGGACAACCTGACGCTCCGGCGGTTCCTGCGGGCGCGCGGCCATGCCGTCGGCAAGGCCTCGGCGATGCTCCTCAAGTTCGTGGCGTGGAGGCGGGAGGCCGTGCTGGGCGGCGTCATGCCGGCGGAGCTGGTGCGGACGGAGCTGTCGCACGAGATGGCCTACATGGCCGGGGCCGACCGCGCCGGCCGCCCCGTCATGCTCGCCTTCCCCGCCAAGCACTTCTCTGCCACCCGCGACATGGCCGGCTTCAAGC GCTATGTTGTCTACTTGTTCGACGCCATGTGTGCCAG GATCCCTAGAGGGCAGGAGAAGTTTCTGTGCGTCGTGGATCTAAAGGGGTGGGGGTACGCCAACTGCGACGTCCGCGCCTACATCGCGGCCATCGAGATCCTGCAGAGCTACTACCCGGAGAGGCTGGGCAAGGCGCTGATGATCCATGTGCCCTACCTGTTCATGAAGGCGTGGAAGGTGGTTCAGCCCTTCATCGACGCCAACACCAGGGACAAG TTCGTGTTCGTGGACGACAAGAGCTTGGAGGAGACGCTGCGGCGGGAGATGGAGGACGGCCAGCTCCCGGAGATGTACGGCGGGAAGATGCCCATTGTTCCCCTCGAGTAG